One window of the Nothobranchius furzeri strain GRZ-AD chromosome 3, NfurGRZ-RIMD1, whole genome shotgun sequence genome contains the following:
- the lhfpl5a gene encoding LHFPL tetraspan subfamily member 5 protein — protein sequence MLPAQEAAKIYHTNYVRNARAVGAMWTVFTITFAVITVVVFIQPYWIGDSVHTPQAGYFGLFHYCIGNALTSELTCKGSALDFGSIPSGAFKTAMFFVGISMLLIVASIVSFSLFFFCNTGSVYKICAWMQLASSTCMVIGCMIYPDGWDSDEVKRMCGQRTDKYTLGNCTVRWAYILAIISIMDSLVLSFLAFSLGNRQDKLLPEDFQVEEKDKA from the exons ATGCTCCCAGCTCAGGAGGCAGCAAAAATTTACCACACCAACTATGTGCGGAACGCTCGTGCTGTGGGTGCCATGTGGACGGTGTTCACCATCACCTTTGCCGTCATCACTGTGGTGGTCTTCATCCAGCCCTACTGGATTGGAGACAGCGTCCACACGCCTCAAGCCGGCTACTTTGGCCTCTTCCACTACTGTATTGGGAATGCGCTGACCTCGGAGCTCACATGCAAAGGGAGTGCGCTGGACTTCGGCTCCATCCCGTCCGGAGCCTTCAAAACAGCCATGTTCTTTGTGGGGATCTCCATGTTGCTGATTGTGGCCAGCATTGTCAGCTTCAgcctcttcttcttctgcaaCACGGGCAGTGTTTACAAGATCTGCGCCTGGATGCAACTGGCCTCCA GTACATGCATGGTTATCGGCTGCATGATCTATCCCGACGGCTGGGACTCAGATGAGGTGAAGCGGATGTGCGGCCAGCGGACGGACAAGTACACTCTGGGTAACTGCACGGTGCGCTGGGCCTACATCCTGGCCATCATTAGCATCATGGACTCGCTCGTCCTCTCCTTCCTGGCCTTCAGCCTGGGCAACCGGCAGGACAAGCTGCTGCCCGAGGACTTCCAGGTGGAGGAGAAAG ATAAGGCCTGA